The following is a genomic window from Armatimonadota bacterium.
CTCCAGCGGGGCGCGGGATGGGTGGAGCAGGATCCCGAGGAGATGGTGGCATCGGCCATCCGGGTGGTACGGAGTTGCGTGGAACGGGCGGGGATCCCGCCTGAGGCGGTGGTGGGGCTGTGTCTGGACGGGCAGATGGCGGGCCTGAGCTCCGTGGATCGCGAGGGGCGGGCCGTCACGCCCTACGATTCCTGGCTTGACACCCGCTGCACCCCGTATGTGGAGCGGATGCGCTCCCACGGGGAGGAGATCTGTGCGCTCACGGGTGCAGCACCCACCTACTCCCATGGGCCGAAGATCCTGTGGTGGATGCACGAGCGGCCCGAGGCCTTCGCCCGGATCTGCAAGTTCGTGATGCCCGCGGGGTACGTGACCATGCGCCTGTGCGGGATGCGGGGGGAGGAGGCGTTCGTGGATCCCACGTATCTCCACTTCAGCTGCCTCAGCGATACGGAGCGCGGTCGGTGGTCCGAAGCCCTGTGCCAGCAGTTCGGCATTCCCACAGATCGCCTCCCGCGGATCGTAGAGCCCTGGGAGATCGTGGGACGGCTCGGCCGGGAGGCTGCACGGGCCATGGGGCTGCGGAGCGGCACGCCGGTGGCCGCGGGCGCCGGGGATCAGGCCGCGGCCATGCTCGGAGCCGGCGTGCTGGAGCCAGGCATGGCCTACGATGCGGCCGGGACCGCCTCCGTCCTCAGCGTGTGCGTGGACCGTTTCGCCCCCGACGCTCGCACCGGTACCCTGCTCTGCGCCCGCATGGTGCCCAGAGAGCGGTGGTACCTGATCGGATAC
Proteins encoded in this region:
- a CDS encoding FGGY family carbohydrate kinase yields the protein MPACLCGVDLGTTATKGILIREDGQVLAEASEPSRLLQRGAGWVEQDPEEMVASAIRVVRSCVERAGIPPEAVVGLCLDGQMAGLSSVDREGRAVTPYDSWLDTRCTPYVERMRSHGEEICALTGAAPTYSHGPKILWWMHERPEAFARICKFVMPAGYVTMRLCGMRGEEAFVDPTYLHFSCLSDTERGRWSEALCQQFGIPTDRLPRIVEPWEIVGRLGREAARAMGLRSGTPVAAGAGDQAAAMLGAGVLEPGMAYDAAGTASVLSVCVDRFAPDARTGTLLCARMVPRERWYLIGYVGGGGLNLRWWRDLVRQVAGPDRWDYPELDARAQVVPPGCHGLFFIPHLAGRVCPNQPELRGAWLGLAWTHGPEHLYRAMLESVAYEYAIYLEIARDRSGVEGLREVRVVGGGARSDLWNQIKCDVLGVPYARLNRTEAAALGSAILAGYAVGVFRDWQEAVGRFTWPVQHYTPDPERYIRYRAAAAVYRAVVEDRAFWRRIAARNA